A portion of the Phyllobacterium zundukense genome contains these proteins:
- a CDS encoding invasion associated locus B family protein: MNKVLKFSSLFLAILAATPGFAQAPVSTLPGGATSLQETYQDWRVSCMQQAGSKRCALAQQQTQENGQLVLAIELQPSAKANEVIGNLMMPFGLALANGVTLQPEEGKPLPTLQFKTCVAQGCIVPLPLDAATVSALRKASGLKVGATASDSAQPVQLRISLKGFAPALDRTIELAK, from the coding sequence ATGAACAAAGTACTCAAATTCTCGTCTCTGTTCCTGGCGATCCTTGCGGCAACCCCTGGGTTCGCCCAGGCACCCGTTTCAACGCTGCCGGGAGGAGCGACGTCCTTACAGGAGACCTATCAGGACTGGCGGGTTTCCTGCATGCAACAGGCCGGATCAAAGCGTTGCGCGTTGGCGCAGCAACAAACACAGGAAAACGGACAGTTGGTGCTTGCCATCGAACTGCAACCGAGCGCCAAAGCAAACGAAGTCATCGGCAACCTGATGATGCCGTTTGGGCTCGCCTTGGCCAACGGCGTTACGCTTCAACCGGAAGAGGGAAAGCCGTTGCCGACGCTGCAATTCAAAACCTGCGTTGCCCAGGGCTGTATCGTCCCGCTGCCACTCGATGCGGCAACGGTTTCGGCGCTTCGAAAGGCATCCGGATTGAAGGTTGGTGCAACAGCCTCCGATAGTGCGCAGCCAGTACAGCTCAGAATCTCCCTGAAGGGTTTCGCTCCGGCGCTGGACCGGACAATAGAACTTGCGAAGTGA
- a CDS encoding helix-turn-helix domain-containing protein yields MRAALGSDKVHEYDAERGMLVVMPANTKSYCAWSSTKETAIIALTPESLLDLAAHEFDTGCMELHPPPFGTFDPTALRIARSLKAELTQRTAPNELYVDSLITVFGIHLLRNYTEVGKPILRMRGGLSVRSARTVREFLDENFSRKLSVAELAAVSGLSSHHFIQAFTKTFGDPPHRYLVKRRLAFAEKLLTKGGLSIAEVAHLSGFSDQSHLTVTMSKHWNRTPMQMRLQR; encoded by the coding sequence ATGAGGGCTGCACTGGGTAGCGACAAGGTGCACGAATACGACGCGGAAAGAGGCATGCTGGTCGTCATGCCGGCGAACACAAAGAGCTACTGTGCTTGGTCGTCCACCAAAGAAACCGCGATCATAGCGCTCACGCCTGAAAGTCTGCTTGATCTGGCGGCACATGAGTTCGATACCGGGTGCATGGAACTGCACCCGCCACCGTTTGGTACGTTCGATCCCACGGCGTTGCGGATTGCCAGATCGCTAAAGGCAGAACTCACCCAACGAACCGCTCCAAACGAGCTCTATGTCGATTCACTGATCACAGTCTTCGGCATCCACCTTCTTCGAAACTACACCGAAGTAGGAAAGCCGATACTCCGCATGAGGGGCGGGCTTTCGGTTCGAAGCGCGCGGACAGTAAGGGAGTTCCTGGACGAGAATTTCTCCCGCAAATTGTCGGTGGCCGAGCTTGCGGCGGTCTCCGGCCTTTCGTCACACCACTTCATCCAGGCATTTACCAAGACCTTCGGCGATCCGCCGCATCGATATCTGGTCAAACGGCGCCTTGCTTTCGCTGAAAAATTGCTGACCAAAGGCGGTTTGTCGATCGCGGAAGTTGCTCATCTGAGTGGGTTTTCTGATCAGAGCCATCTGACGGTTACGATGTCGAAGCACTGGAACAGAACCCCGATGCAGATGCGGCTGCAACGATAG
- a CDS encoding helix-turn-helix domain-containing protein, translated as MQATDYIDLDAPIGMLVINPSNIDRTLRWSTSKKNAAIAFGSLAYSNLAAAELDGADWELQPPKFGHVDLRALQLARTMALEVSEGSASELYLDSLMTVFGVHLIRTYSRGKLRQTSVGRLSLQTSRKVLDYMNDHMAEIPSINAIAKISGMSPSHFIRAFTATFGTPPHKYLINIRLQKAERLLIDSKIPIPEIAAQTGFSSQSHLTTAMMRYKQTTPGRIRLAAN; from the coding sequence TTGCAAGCGACAGATTACATAGATCTCGACGCCCCGATCGGCATGCTCGTTATCAATCCGTCCAACATCGACAGAACACTCCGATGGTCCACATCCAAGAAAAATGCAGCGATTGCTTTCGGTTCACTCGCCTATTCCAATCTCGCGGCAGCCGAATTGGATGGCGCTGACTGGGAGCTGCAGCCGCCGAAGTTTGGCCATGTGGATCTGCGTGCACTGCAGCTCGCTCGAACCATGGCGCTAGAGGTGTCAGAAGGATCGGCGAGCGAACTTTATCTCGACTCATTGATGACGGTGTTCGGCGTTCATCTCATCAGAACATATTCGAGGGGCAAGTTGCGACAAACGAGCGTGGGGCGCCTGTCCTTGCAAACGTCGAGGAAGGTGTTGGACTATATGAATGATCATATGGCTGAAATACCGTCGATCAATGCGATTGCGAAAATTTCGGGCATGTCGCCCAGCCATTTCATCCGTGCGTTTACGGCGACATTCGGCACCCCGCCGCACAAATACCTTATCAACATCCGGCTGCAGAAGGCAGAAAGACTGCTGATTGACTCAAAAATTCCGATCCCGGAAATAGCCGCTCAGACCGGTTTTTCGAGCCAAAGCCATCTCACCACTGCCATGATGCGATATAAACAAACTACGCCCGGAAGGATCAGGCTGGCTGCGAATTGA
- a CDS encoding SDR family NAD(P)-dependent oxidoreductase, with translation MKLIGKTALVTGSTAGIGLAIAKRLAAEGANVVIVGRSQAKLDEAAKIVTSATISKVAPGIRAVLADAATAEGAAVLHRVVPTVDILVNNLGIYESKPFTQITDADWLKFFEVNVLSGARLARQYFPTMLERNWGRIIFIASESGLVVPPDMIHYGMTKTAQLAISRGLAALTKGTGVTVNSILPGPTRSEGIVDFLKSVASDPSLPPEEMEAEFFRNERSTSLLQRMIEPEEIADLVAYVASPLSAATNGAALRVEGGITPTIA, from the coding sequence CTGAAATTGATCGGCAAGACAGCCCTTGTCACCGGGTCCACCGCAGGCATCGGTCTTGCAATCGCCAAGCGGCTGGCGGCAGAAGGGGCGAATGTCGTCATTGTCGGCCGATCGCAGGCCAAGCTGGATGAGGCAGCAAAGATCGTCACCTCTGCGACGATTTCCAAAGTCGCGCCAGGCATCCGCGCCGTGCTCGCAGATGCTGCGACCGCCGAAGGAGCTGCCGTTCTGCATCGGGTAGTCCCGACCGTGGATATCCTCGTCAACAACCTCGGCATTTACGAGTCCAAGCCCTTCACCCAGATCACTGACGCGGATTGGCTGAAATTCTTCGAGGTAAACGTGCTCAGCGGTGCGCGTCTCGCTCGTCAATATTTTCCGACTATGCTGGAACGAAATTGGGGACGGATCATCTTCATCGCCAGCGAATCCGGTCTTGTTGTTCCGCCGGACATGATCCATTACGGCATGACGAAAACGGCGCAACTCGCCATATCGCGCGGCTTGGCAGCGTTGACGAAGGGGACGGGTGTCACGGTAAACTCCATCCTTCCCGGCCCTACCCGATCAGAAGGCATCGTCGACTTCTTGAAGAGCGTCGCCAGCGACCCGTCTCTGCCGCCCGAGGAGATGGAGGCCGAATTCTTTCGCAACGAACGTTCTACGTCATTGCTGCAACGCATGATCGAACCGGAAGAGATCGCCGATCTGGTGGCCTATGTGGCAAGCCCGCTGTCGGCGGCGACCAACGGAGCAGCGCTTCGTGTCGAGGGCGGCATTACACCGACAATCGCATAG
- a CDS encoding PPC domain-containing DNA-binding protein: MDLARLATFGFFDFVKKQYDPGSFENVEMASVIGTLAWKDGKPSVHAHGVACDHRFASVGGHLLALEVGTGSLEITIIVHAQKLERRLDPMIGANVLIIQ; encoded by the coding sequence TTGGATCTCGCAAGGCTTGCCACATTCGGCTTTTTCGATTTCGTCAAGAAACAATACGATCCAGGATCGTTCGAGAACGTCGAGATGGCAAGCGTTATCGGAACGCTGGCTTGGAAAGATGGCAAACCTTCAGTTCATGCGCACGGGGTCGCTTGCGATCATAGGTTCGCGTCCGTTGGCGGCCATCTTCTGGCATTGGAGGTTGGAACCGGATCACTTGAGATCACCATTATAGTGCATGCACAAAAACTTGAGCGTAGACTAGACCCCATGATCGGAGCGAATGTACTTATAATTCAATAG
- a CDS encoding putative toxin-antitoxin system toxin component, PIN family, whose protein sequence is MGTFTAFLDASVLYPAPLRDLLLELAVSDLYRAKWSNTVHDEWINALLTSRDDLTRERLERTRHLMNAHVRDALVTDFDQLIGILQLPDPDDRHVLAAAIKGRADLIVTANLKDFPHSQLAPWGIEAQHPDEFLTHQFHLSQPQFLAAIKAVRLRLKNPPKTVEDYLDTLRAQGLLATVNEIQAFDQFI, encoded by the coding sequence TTGGGGACTTTCACAGCTTTCTTGGACGCATCGGTTCTCTATCCAGCTCCCTTGCGCGACCTGCTTTTGGAGCTTGCTGTTTCTGACCTGTATCGCGCCAAATGGTCGAACACAGTGCATGATGAATGGATCAACGCTTTGCTCACAAGCAGGGACGATCTAACCAGAGAACGGCTCGAGCGGACCCGCCACCTGATGAACGCCCATGTGCGCGACGCGCTTGTTACAGATTTTGATCAACTCATTGGCATTCTCCAGTTGCCGGATCCTGATGATCGCCACGTTCTAGCGGCGGCCATCAAGGGGCGGGCTGATTTGATCGTTACAGCAAATCTCAAGGACTTTCCCCACAGCCAGCTCGCACCGTGGGGCATTGAAGCCCAACATCCCGATGAATTCCTAACGCACCAGTTCCACCTTTCGCAGCCGCAGTTTCTGGCCGCCATAAAAGCGGTTCGCTTACGTCTAAAGAACCCGCCGAAGACGGTCGAAGACTACCTTGATACACTTCGCGCGCAGGGCCTTTTGGCTACAGTCAACGAGATCCAAGCATTTGATCAGTTCATTTAA
- a CDS encoding excisionase family DNA-binding protein, with the protein MTAALTTNPPSKDDVELARASGQRLAPYARKGLALTFRVRDADNEEAIELPAGAVKLLMAVLEDMASGRAVTIVPQNAELTTQQAADVLNVSRPFLIGLLDERKLPFRMVGTHRRVRFEDVLNYKEAIDTERRKVLGQLAAEAQELGMGY; encoded by the coding sequence ATGACGGCCGCCCTCACCACAAATCCACCATCCAAAGATGACGTGGAGCTTGCACGCGCATCGGGCCAGCGATTGGCTCCTTATGCACGCAAAGGACTTGCTTTGACATTTCGCGTTCGTGATGCAGACAACGAAGAAGCTATTGAGCTGCCGGCGGGGGCCGTGAAGCTGCTTATGGCCGTGCTTGAGGATATGGCATCGGGAAGAGCTGTTACGATCGTCCCGCAGAACGCTGAACTGACAACACAGCAAGCCGCTGACGTCCTGAACGTATCGCGTCCGTTTCTAATTGGCCTGTTGGACGAGAGGAAGCTACCATTCCGCATGGTGGGAACCCATCGCCGTGTTCGTTTCGAAGATGTACTGAACTACAAAGAGGCGATCGACACGGAACGGCGCAAGGTATTGGGCCAGCTTGCAGCGGAGGCTCAAGAGCTTGGGATGGGATACTAA
- a CDS encoding methyltransferase domain-containing protein, with protein MTAPISQSLIDAANAYEALFVPALFRQWAPVVADAAKIGSGDRVLDIACGTGVLAREAATRSGQSGRVAALDPNAGMLTVARSLAPGIDWRDGTAEALPFPDRSFDVVVCQFGLMFFSDRDKAIREMLRVMVPGARGAVAVWDAIENAPAFATLVDLLDKVAGKPAGDALRAPFVLGDRQALAALFKDAGADPINITSRGGAARFPDMREFAEAELRGWLPVMGVVLPEPQIDRLLAEAERVLAHYVTHDGLSFAISAHLATWRRP; from the coding sequence ATGACCGCTCCGATTTCGCAAAGCTTGATCGACGCCGCGAATGCCTACGAGGCGCTGTTCGTTCCGGCACTCTTTCGGCAATGGGCCCCAGTGGTGGCAGATGCGGCCAAGATCGGGAGCGGCGACCGCGTCTTGGACATTGCCTGCGGCACCGGAGTCCTGGCGCGCGAGGCGGCAACGCGGAGCGGACAATCTGGCCGCGTCGCCGCTCTCGATCCAAACGCGGGAATGCTGACGGTGGCGCGAAGTCTCGCGCCCGGCATCGACTGGCGCGATGGGACGGCCGAGGCGCTGCCGTTTCCGGATCGCTCGTTTGATGTCGTCGTATGTCAGTTCGGCCTGATGTTCTTTTCAGACCGCGACAAGGCGATCAGGGAGATGCTCCGGGTGATGGTCCCTGGCGCTAGGGGTGCGGTTGCGGTGTGGGATGCCATCGAGAACGCCCCCGCATTCGCTACCCTCGTGGACCTGTTGGACAAGGTCGCCGGAAAGCCCGCCGGCGACGCGCTTCGAGCGCCTTTTGTGCTGGGCGACAGGCAAGCGCTCGCCGCCTTGTTCAAGGACGCCGGAGCCGACCCGATCAACATCACGAGTCGTGGCGGCGCGGCGCGGTTCCCCGACATGCGCGAGTTTGCAGAGGCGGAACTCAGGGGCTGGCTACCCGTCATGGGGGTTGTGCTGCCGGAGCCGCAAATTGATCGCCTCCTGGCGGAGGCGGAAAGGGTTCTCGCTCACTACGTTACCCACGATGGCCTTTCGTTCGCTATTTCGGCGCATCTGGCAACCTGGAGACGACCTTAG
- a CDS encoding SAM-dependent methyltransferase, translating into MRSGRLLPVSLISAAILAHEVLLMRLFSIIQWHHFAYMIISIALLGFGASGTFVAFARRPLVERYPAAFAASAALFGITAVVSFAGAERLPFNALEVVWNPWQLGWLAASYALLMLPFFFGATCIGLAFSCYPRQIGHVYAFDLIGAGIGALGTVGLLFLVFPSTALRLVAALGLAAAALAATGLARHRWLAVGSLGLAAAVTAVWLPPSWTALGPHMSQYKGLRLALEVPNARVVEERSSPLGLLTVVESPTVPFRYAPGLSLANTQEPPAQLAVFTDGDSMTAFTAYSGNPATVAYLDRTTTALPFRILERPRTLILGAGGGEQVLLALRAGADTVAAVEVNSQMIDLARDRFADFVGGIFSRPNVRSHLAEARAFASTTRERYDLIQIPLLDSFSAAAAGVQSVHENYTYTVEALQDYLAVLRPDGVIATTRWLRVPPRDILKLFATATVALEAEGVVEPGRHLALIRSWNTATLLVAKSPFTAEDVAAIRGFAAENFFDVSWAPGISASDVNRYNQLDQEYFYEGAVALLGPERAEFTERYKFDIAPATDNRPYFFDFFRWRALPELLTLHTQGGAAMLDWGYLILVATLVQAAILSAVLILLPLWLGRRIFGRAVHRLRAGLYFLALGLAFLLIEIAFIQRFVLFLGHPLYAVAVVLAGFLAFAGLGSAVAARWMAVVGRGSAVRSIALAVVVIAFLATTYLFALPLVFERLLALPDAAKIAVALLLIAPLALFMGMPFPLGLGHVGARSEAFIPWAWGVNGCASVLSAILAALLAMHVGFTGVVAIATALYLVAPALLAGWWDRHDRQTSQGFVPDRS; encoded by the coding sequence ATGAGATCGGGGCGCCTGCTGCCGGTCAGCCTCATATCGGCGGCGATCCTTGCCCACGAAGTGCTGCTGATGCGGCTCTTTTCGATCATTCAGTGGCATCATTTCGCCTATATGATCATAAGCATCGCGCTCCTGGGCTTCGGCGCGAGTGGTACATTCGTTGCGTTCGCCCGCCGCCCGCTGGTGGAACGATACCCGGCCGCTTTCGCAGCGTCGGCAGCACTGTTCGGCATTACTGCGGTTGTCAGCTTCGCTGGCGCCGAACGCCTGCCGTTCAACGCGCTAGAGGTCGTCTGGAATCCGTGGCAACTCGGTTGGCTCGCAGCCAGCTATGCTCTGCTGATGCTGCCGTTCTTTTTCGGTGCAACCTGTATCGGCCTTGCCTTCAGCTGCTATCCTCGCCAGATCGGACACGTCTATGCCTTCGACCTTATCGGCGCAGGGATCGGTGCGCTGGGCACCGTCGGACTCCTGTTCCTGGTCTTTCCCTCTACGGCGCTGCGCCTGGTCGCAGCGCTGGGATTAGCGGCGGCGGCCCTCGCAGCGACGGGCCTGGCTCGCCATCGGTGGCTCGCCGTGGGCAGCCTCGGACTTGCAGCCGCGGTCACCGCGGTGTGGCTACCACCGTCCTGGACGGCGCTTGGCCCGCACATGTCGCAGTACAAGGGCCTGCGCCTGGCTCTCGAAGTGCCAAACGCGCGGGTGGTCGAGGAGCGATCGAGCCCACTCGGACTACTGACGGTCGTCGAGAGCCCGACCGTCCCCTTCCGATACGCACCGGGCCTCAGCCTCGCCAACACCCAAGAGCCCCCCGCGCAACTCGCCGTCTTCACCGATGGTGACAGTATGACGGCCTTCACCGCCTACAGTGGCAATCCGGCGACGGTCGCTTATCTCGACCGGACAACGACAGCACTCCCGTTCCGCATCCTTGAGCGGCCGCGAACGCTAATCCTCGGTGCCGGGGGTGGCGAGCAGGTGTTGCTGGCGCTGCGCGCCGGAGCCGATACCGTGGCTGCCGTAGAGGTCAACTCGCAGATGATCGACCTGGCTCGGGATCGCTTCGCCGACTTCGTCGGCGGCATCTTCAGCCGACCGAACGTGCGTTCACATCTAGCCGAGGCGCGCGCCTTCGCTTCGACTACCCGCGAGCGTTACGATCTTATCCAGATACCGCTCCTTGATTCCTTCAGCGCCGCAGCGGCCGGCGTGCAGAGCGTGCATGAGAACTACACCTACACCGTGGAGGCACTGCAGGATTACCTGGCTGTGCTGAGACCGGATGGAGTCATCGCCACCACGCGATGGCTGCGCGTGCCGCCACGCGACATCCTCAAGCTTTTCGCCACGGCTACCGTGGCGCTTGAAGCGGAGGGTGTGGTCGAGCCAGGCCGGCACCTGGCGCTGATCCGGAGCTGGAACACTGCAACCCTGCTCGTCGCCAAGTCGCCGTTCACGGCCGAAGACGTCGCAGCCATTCGCGGCTTCGCGGCCGAGAACTTCTTTGACGTCTCCTGGGCGCCGGGTATTTCCGCGAGCGACGTGAACCGCTACAACCAGCTCGACCAGGAATATTTTTACGAGGGAGCCGTCGCCCTCCTTGGCCCTGAGCGTGCCGAATTCACCGAGCGCTACAAGTTTGATATTGCGCCGGCCACGGACAATCGGCCCTATTTCTTCGACTTTTTCCGCTGGCGCGCCCTGCCCGAACTCCTGACGCTGCACACGCAAGGCGGGGCCGCGATGCTCGACTGGGGCTACCTGATCCTGGTGGCGACGCTGGTCCAGGCCGCGATCCTCAGCGCCGTCCTGATCCTGCTGCCGCTCTGGCTCGGCCGGCGCATATTCGGGAGAGCCGTACACCGGCTGCGCGCCGGACTCTATTTCCTTGCCTTGGGCCTGGCCTTCCTGCTCATCGAGATCGCCTTCATCCAGCGCTTCGTGCTGTTCCTCGGCCATCCGTTGTACGCGGTTGCTGTCGTGCTTGCGGGTTTCCTTGCCTTCGCCGGGCTCGGTAGCGCGGTAGCCGCACGCTGGATGGCCGTGGTCGGTCGCGGATCAGCGGTGCGCAGCATTGCCCTCGCTGTCGTGGTGATCGCATTCCTGGCTACCACCTACCTGTTCGCACTGCCCTTGGTGTTCGAACGGCTGCTGGCACTCCCGGATGCCGCGAAGATCGCGGTCGCACTCCTCCTCATAGCGCCGCTCGCCCTCTTCATGGGCATGCCGTTCCCCCTTGGCCTCGGCCACGTCGGCGCACGCTCGGAGGCATTTATTCCCTGGGCGTGGGGAGTCAATGGCTGTGCGTCGGTGTTGAGTGCGATCTTGGCCGCACTGCTTGCAATGCATGTCGGCTTCACTGGCGTCGTGGCGATCGCCACCGCGCTCTATCTTGTCGCCCCGGCCTTGCTCGCCGGGTGGTGGGATCGACACGATCGGCAGACGTCGCAAGGCTTTGTCCCAGATCGGAGTTAA
- a CDS encoding protein-L-isoaspartate(D-aspartate) O-methyltransferase, with translation MPPLAQCQALLAAALAIAVAVVSTSAPAQDRLAERAAMIETIKSHAGSAPSAVEAQGIDPAVLKAMGNVPRHFFVPEEQRGAAYRDRPLPIGFGQTISQPFIVALMTDLIKVGPGDTVLEVGTGSGYQAAVLSPLAAKVYSIEIIPELGQRAATRLAELRFDNVEVKVDDGYYGWPAHAPFDGIVVTAAASHIPPPLVEQLAKGGRMVVPVGGPFAIQLLMLVEKRRDGSITTRQLLPVSFVPLRGGRVR, from the coding sequence ATGCCTCCACTAGCCCAGTGCCAAGCGTTACTCGCCGCTGCTCTCGCGATCGCTGTCGCCGTGGTTTCGACATCCGCGCCCGCGCAGGATCGCCTCGCCGAGCGTGCGGCGATGATCGAAACAATCAAATCGCACGCCGGCTCAGCGCCGTCAGCGGTAGAGGCACAGGGTATCGATCCGGCAGTGCTGAAGGCAATGGGCAATGTGCCGCGCCACTTTTTCGTACCCGAGGAGCAACGTGGCGCGGCCTATCGAGATCGGCCATTGCCGATCGGATTCGGTCAGACGATCTCTCAGCCCTTCATCGTCGCGCTGATGACCGACCTGATCAAGGTCGGGCCTGGCGACACTGTCCTCGAGGTCGGCACTGGCTCGGGCTATCAGGCGGCCGTCCTGTCGCCGCTCGCAGCGAAGGTTTACTCCATTGAGATTATACCGGAACTGGGCCAAAGGGCGGCCACCCGGCTTGCGGAGCTTCGCTTTGACAATGTCGAAGTGAAGGTAGACGACGGCTACTATGGCTGGCCTGCGCACGCGCCTTTCGACGGCATCGTGGTGACAGCCGCTGCCAGCCACATCCCGCCGCCTCTGGTCGAACAGCTCGCCAAGGGGGGCCGGATGGTCGTTCCTGTGGGAGGTCCCTTCGCGATCCAGTTGCTCATGCTGGTCGAGAAGCGGCGGGACGGAAGCATCACGACCCGGCAGCTGCTGCCGGTGAGCTTTGTGCCGCTGAGGGGCGGCAGGGTCCGATGA
- a CDS encoding DUF4167 domain-containing protein, translating to MNTSQTGSTKRPGIAPLHSSLNQKPQHSYEQYLSRARDEERAGNRIEAENYYQHAEHYFRTIK from the coding sequence ATGAATACAAGCCAAACTGGATCAACGAAGCGGCCAGGCATAGCCCCGCTGCATTCTTCCCTCAATCAGAAGCCTCAACACAGCTATGAGCAATATCTTTCCCGCGCTCGCGACGAAGAGCGTGCCGGAAACAGAATAGAAGCAGAGAACTACTATCAACACGCCGAGCACTATTTCCGGACGATCAAATAG
- a CDS encoding ABC transporter ATP-binding protein/permease, whose amino-acid sequence MTTLWGLMRAYWLSEKWMEAWLLTAAIAVLTAAGSKASVWMAEASGELLNSIVNIHDPFSQRPLGIILTNVGLLILIMFVKEAGFVGLRHLFSTTLQRKWRGWLNSRFNDALLDSNHTHYHLQQGERAEMPDNLDQRLQESIKGMTGGAIGLAMGILGVAMSIIFVGQKLIEMSTEVSGLEFLGSYGSAILAFVAIAVYVPLSTWVALRIGRILETLTLEMQQTEGSYRSELTTFLRRSFQVAASNGENVQRIANTRLYSGIDRTWSKLNCFDAAYMSFTAVYNFFAARVVAYLPGLLPYMGNTISLKSYITGAELVGSMINECSWFIQVMPAIANLKANGRRVTELALAVESVQRPKDFYRSSGINEFSYGTQHELFGMTVRNLELMHRSDAAQPFLSASHLHIHKGEWVYLRGESGCGKTCLLKALNGLWGYGRGDIIYPENATAMYAAQEVKLPTVSLKQLICLPDNESDFGDPSAAAALHRAGMGEFIENLEREDRDGTPWDQFLSGGQKQKLVLARILLHKPNILFLDEATGALDPESKIAFHQAIKDHCQGITVISVMHEQETPKSSRGSEFYSQMLEIRNGLAELHDIQPTLGRVEVPNFVRRRYSMVAAE is encoded by the coding sequence ATGACGACGCTGTGGGGTTTGATGCGGGCCTACTGGCTGTCAGAGAAGTGGATGGAAGCCTGGCTCCTGACTGCCGCGATCGCGGTTTTGACAGCAGCTGGAAGCAAGGCCAGCGTCTGGATGGCGGAGGCTTCAGGCGAGCTTCTCAACTCGATCGTCAATATCCATGATCCTTTCAGCCAACGTCCCCTCGGTATCATTCTTACGAACGTGGGCCTTCTCATTCTGATCATGTTTGTGAAGGAGGCAGGTTTTGTCGGCTTGCGCCATCTGTTTTCGACGACGCTGCAACGCAAGTGGCGCGGCTGGCTGAATTCTCGCTTCAACGATGCCCTCCTCGACAGCAATCATACGCATTATCACCTCCAGCAGGGGGAACGTGCGGAAATGCCTGACAATTTAGATCAGCGATTGCAAGAATCCATCAAAGGCATGACTGGCGGTGCAATCGGTCTCGCGATGGGGATTTTGGGCGTCGCGATGTCAATCATTTTCGTCGGGCAGAAGCTCATTGAGATGTCGACCGAAGTCAGCGGGCTTGAATTCCTCGGATCATATGGCAGCGCCATACTCGCTTTTGTGGCGATCGCTGTTTACGTCCCTCTCAGCACCTGGGTTGCACTGAGGATCGGCCGTATACTTGAAACGCTTACGCTGGAGATGCAGCAGACAGAGGGCAGTTACCGCAGCGAACTGACAACATTTCTTCGTCGCAGTTTCCAGGTGGCCGCTTCAAACGGCGAAAATGTGCAGCGTATCGCTAACACTCGCCTCTATTCAGGCATCGACAGAACTTGGTCCAAGTTGAACTGCTTTGATGCCGCATACATGTCATTCACGGCCGTCTATAACTTCTTCGCTGCTCGCGTGGTGGCTTATCTGCCCGGTCTGCTTCCTTATATGGGCAATACGATCAGCTTGAAGAGCTACATTACTGGAGCCGAGCTGGTCGGCTCAATGATCAACGAGTGCTCGTGGTTCATTCAGGTGATGCCCGCCATTGCCAATCTGAAGGCGAACGGAAGACGCGTCACTGAACTGGCACTAGCCGTTGAATCAGTCCAGCGGCCGAAGGATTTCTATCGGTCGAGCGGAATCAATGAATTCTCTTACGGCACACAGCACGAACTCTTCGGCATGACGGTGCGCAATCTCGAGCTCATGCATCGGTCGGATGCGGCGCAACCGTTCCTGTCTGCATCCCATCTGCATATCCACAAGGGTGAATGGGTCTACCTCAGGGGTGAGTCAGGCTGCGGGAAAACATGCCTGCTGAAGGCGCTGAACGGGCTTTGGGGATACGGGCGGGGTGACATAATCTATCCCGAAAACGCAACGGCAATGTACGCGGCGCAGGAAGTGAAGCTCCCTACAGTGTCTCTCAAGCAGCTAATTTGTCTACCGGACAATGAATCAGACTTTGGCGACCCCTCAGCAGCAGCGGCACTTCATCGCGCCGGGATGGGAGAATTCATCGAGAACCTCGAACGGGAGGACCGCGATGGCACTCCATGGGACCAGTTTCTGTCCGGCGGCCAAAAACAGAAACTCGTGCTTGCGAGAATCCTGCTGCACAAGCCAAATATATTGTTCCTTGACGAGGCCACAGGTGCTCTCGATCCAGAATCCAAAATTGCATTCCATCAGGCCATCAAGGATCATTGCCAGGGTATCACGGTCATCAGTGTGATGCACGAGCAGGAAACACCGAAATCGTCTCGCGGATCCGAGTTTTATTCGCAGATGCTGGAAATCAGGAACGGACTTGCCGAACTCCACGACATTCAGCCGACGCTGGGACGGGTTGAGGTGCCGAACTTCGTGCGGCGAAGATATTCAATGGTTGCCGCTGAATAG